The sequence TGCGAGAAGCCCTGCACATGGTCGCGGGCAAGCTGGCGTCGGTGATCGACTTACTCGGCGAGTTCGCCGCAAAGCACCGGGCGATGGCCACGCTGGGATTCACGCACTATCAGCCGGCCCAGTTGACCACGGTCGGCAAGCGCGCAACGCTGTGGTGCCAGGAGTTTGCGATGGACCTCCAGGAGATCGAGTACCGCATCGCGAACCTGCCGTTTCGGGGTGTCAAGGGCACGACCGGGACACAGGCCTCGTTCCTGGCGCTGTTCGACGGCCGGCACACCAAGGTCAAGCAGCTCGACAAGGACGTCGCCGCCGCATTCGGTTTCACGAGGCTCTGCCCCGTCACCGGCCAGACGTACTCGCGCAAGATCGACACCCTCGTGGTCAACGCCCTGGCCTCGATCGCGCAGTCGGCGCACAAGGTCTGCAACGACGTTCGCCTGCTGGCGAATCTCAAGGAGATGGAGGAGCCGTTCGAGAAATCGCAGGTCGGTTCGTCGGCGATGGCCTACAAACGCAACCCCATGCGGTGCGAGCGCGTGACCTCGCTGAGCCGGCTCGTGCTGAGCCTGGCGACCAGCCCCGCCATGACGGCCGCGGAGCAGTGGTTCGAGCGGACGCTCGACGACTCGGCCAACCGCCGCGTGGTGCTGCCCGAGGCGTTCCTGGCCGTCGACGGCATCCTCCGCATTCTGATCAACGTCTTCGACGGACTCGTCGTGTACCCGAAAGTGATCGAGGCCCACGTCGAGGCCGAGCTGCCGTTCATGGCCACCGAGAACCTTCTCATGGCGGCCGTCAAGGCCGGCGGCGACCGGCAGGAGCTGCACGAGAAGATTCGCCTGCACTCGCAGGCCGCTGCCGCCCAGGTCAAGACATTCGGCAAACCCAACGACCTGATCGGCCGGCTGCGGGCCGACGTCGCCTTCGCCAAGATCGACTTCGCGAAGGTGCTCGACCCCCAGGCCTACGTCGGACGCGCGCCCCAGCAGGTGGACGAATTCATCAAGGCCGTCGTGGCCCCCGTCCGCAAGCGATACAGCAAGCACCTCAACCGGCGAGTTGAACTCAACGTCTAAGGAGATCGTTCCCCGTGACCAGGAAAGAACTGATTCAGCGGATCAAAGAGACCGCGTATCTCGAAGGCGACTTCACGCTGCGCAGCGGCAAGAAGAGCAAGTACTATCTCGACAAGTACCTGTTCGAGACCTGCCCGGACATCCTCAAGGCCCTCGGCGCCGAGTTCGCCAAGCACATGACCGACGACGTGACGCTGATCGCCGGCGCCGAGCTCGGCGGCGTGGCCCTGGCGGCCGCGACCGCGATGGAGACCGGCAAGAACTGGGTCATCATCCGCAACAGCAAGAAGGGCTATGGCACCGGCAAGATGGTCGAGGGCGTCCTGAAGGCCGGCGACGTTGTGCTGCTGGTCGAAGACATCGCCACCACCGGCGGCCAGGTCCTCGAAGCGGCTAAGGTCATCGCCGAGGCCGGCGCGACCGTCAAGAAGATCGTCTGCGTCATCGACCGCCGCCAGGGCGCCGAAGAGAACATCACCGCCGCCGGCCACGTCTTCGAGTCCATCCTGACCAAAACCGACCTGGGAATCACCGACTGACGACTGATAATGGGACACATGGAATGATCATTGGCGTACCGAAAGAGATCAAGAAGGACGAGTACCGCGTGGCATTGCTGCCGGTAGGAGCCAATCTGTTGACCAGCGACGGCCACACGGTACTGTTCGAACGAGGGGCCGCGCTGGGCAGCGGCTTCGACGATGAGACCTATGCCGAGGTCGGCGCCGAGATTGTGGAGTCGGCCGAGGAAATCTACCGGCGCGCCGATCTGGTCGCCAAAGTCAAGGAGCCCCAGCCGTCGGAAATCGAGCAGCTTCGACCGGACCAGACGCTGTTCTGCTATTTCCACTTCGCCGCCTCGCGACCTCTGACGGTTGGGTGCCTCAAGTCCGGCAGCACCGCGGTCGCCTATGAGACGCTGGCCGATCCGCGCGGCCGGCTTCCCCTGTTGACACCCATGAGCGAAATCGCCGGACGCATGTCGATCCAGGAAGGCGCCAAGTGCCTGGAGCGGCCCATGATGGGGCGGGGCCTTCTGCTGGGCGGGGTCCCCGGCGTGGCGCCCGGCGAGGTCCTGGTTCTGGGGGGCGGTGTCGTCGGGACTCATGCCGCGCGAATGGCCGCGGGGCTGGCGGCGCATGTGACGATCATGGACATCAATCTCGACCGGCTCCGCTATCTCCACGAAGTCATGCCCGCCAACGTCACGACGATCTATTGCGATCCGCATACGGTCGAAGAGTACGCCATGGAGGCCGACCTGGTCATTGGCGCGGTCCTGATCCCGGGCGATCGCGCACCCCGTCTGATCAGCCGCGCACTCGTATCCAGGATGAAGCCGGGCAGCGTCATCGTCGACGTCTCCATCGACCAGGGCGGGTGCGCCGAAACGTCCAGACCCACTACACACAGCGACCCGATCTACCTCGTCGACGGCGTCGTGCACTATGCGGTGGCCAATATCCCCGGCGCCGTCAGCCGCACTTCGAGCGTCGCCTTGTGCAATGCCACGCTGCCCTACCTGCGGGAGCTGGCCTCCAAGGGCGTCGACGCGTTCGCTGCAACCGACGCCGGACACGCCGCCGCCATCAACATGCGCAACTTCCGCCTCACCAACGCCGCTGTAGCCCACGCCTTCCCCGACCTGCCCACCTGACGAAATCAGCGCCGGGCAGTT comes from Anaerobaca lacustris and encodes:
- the pyrE gene encoding orotate phosphoribosyltransferase, with the protein product MTRKELIQRIKETAYLEGDFTLRSGKKSKYYLDKYLFETCPDILKALGAEFAKHMTDDVTLIAGAELGGVALAAATAMETGKNWVIIRNSKKGYGTGKMVEGVLKAGDVVLLVEDIATTGGQVLEAAKVIAEAGATVKKIVCVIDRRQGAEENITAAGHVFESILTKTDLGITD
- the purB gene encoding adenylosuccinate lyase — its product is MAKNKELYTSPLVERNASPEMAALFGAQKKFSTWRRLWLELARAQKRLGLDIKKSQIDQMARHLDDIDFVKAARYEKELRHDVMAHIRTFGDAAPKAAPIIHLGATSCYVGDNTDLIIMREALHMVAGKLASVIDLLGEFAAKHRAMATLGFTHYQPAQLTTVGKRATLWCQEFAMDLQEIEYRIANLPFRGVKGTTGTQASFLALFDGRHTKVKQLDKDVAAAFGFTRLCPVTGQTYSRKIDTLVVNALASIAQSAHKVCNDVRLLANLKEMEEPFEKSQVGSSAMAYKRNPMRCERVTSLSRLVLSLATSPAMTAAEQWFERTLDDSANRRVVLPEAFLAVDGILRILINVFDGLVVYPKVIEAHVEAELPFMATENLLMAAVKAGGDRQELHEKIRLHSQAAAAQVKTFGKPNDLIGRLRADVAFAKIDFAKVLDPQAYVGRAPQQVDEFIKAVVAPVRKRYSKHLNRRVELNV
- the ald gene encoding alanine dehydrogenase, translating into MIIGVPKEIKKDEYRVALLPVGANLLTSDGHTVLFERGAALGSGFDDETYAEVGAEIVESAEEIYRRADLVAKVKEPQPSEIEQLRPDQTLFCYFHFAASRPLTVGCLKSGSTAVAYETLADPRGRLPLLTPMSEIAGRMSIQEGAKCLERPMMGRGLLLGGVPGVAPGEVLVLGGGVVGTHAARMAAGLAAHVTIMDINLDRLRYLHEVMPANVTTIYCDPHTVEEYAMEADLVIGAVLIPGDRAPRLISRALVSRMKPGSVIVDVSIDQGGCAETSRPTTHSDPIYLVDGVVHYAVANIPGAVSRTSSVALCNATLPYLRELASKGVDAFAATDAGHAAAINMRNFRLTNAAVAHAFPDLPT